The following are from one region of the Blastocatellia bacterium genome:
- the trpC gene encoding indole-3-glycerol phosphate synthase TrpC, translating into MDILNKIIAKKRERLILAKEKMPLDELKEKCVKRDKARFYNALIKSQVNIIAEIKKASPSKGIICENFDPTMIAKDYENGGASAISVLTEEDFFQGSLDILKNVRNTVKLPILRKDFIFDPYQVYEAALVGADAFLLIAAILEEKEIIELVELGIELGLDALVEIHSEQELEKVLDSQIKIIGVNNRNLKNFTVDIDVSLQLAKRMPKNAIWVSESGINNVADITKLQEVGYHAFLIGEQLMRSQKPKEALQELLPKKHL; encoded by the coding sequence ATGGATATCTTAAATAAAATTATTGCTAAAAAGCGAGAAAGATTAATACTTGCTAAAGAAAAAATGCCTTTGGATGAATTAAAAGAAAAATGTGTAAAACGTGATAAAGCACGTTTTTATAATGCTTTAATAAAATCTCAAGTAAATATAATTGCAGAAATAAAAAAAGCCTCCCCATCAAAAGGCATCATCTGTGAAAATTTTGACCCTACTATGATTGCTAAAGATTATGAAAATGGGGGTGCTAGTGCAATTTCTGTGTTAACAGAAGAAGATTTTTTCCAAGGCTCATTAGATATTCTAAAAAATGTGCGTAACACAGTTAAATTACCAATTTTGCGTAAGGATTTTATTTTTGACCCTTATCAAGTTTATGAAGCTGCCCTTGTAGGAGCAGATGCTTTTTTATTGATAGCAGCAATTTTAGAAGAAAAAGAAATAATTGAATTAGTTGAATTAGGTATAGAACTTGGATTAGACGCATTAGTTGAAATTCATAGTGAACAAGAACTAGAAAAAGTGCTAGACTCTCAAATAAAGATAATTGGTGTTAATAATCGCAACTTAAAAAATTTTACTGTGGATATAGATGTTTCCTTGCAACTTGCAAAACGAATGCCAAAAAATGCTATTTGGGTAAGCGAAAGCGGGATAAATAACGTAGCAGATATAACTAAATTGCAAGAAGTTGGCTACCACGCTTTTCTAATAGGAGAACAGTTGATGCGCTCGCAAAAACCAAAAGAAGCTTTGCAGGAATTGTTACCCAAAAAGCATCTATAG
- a CDS encoding phosphoribosylanthranilate isomerase, with the protein MVKVKVCGITSYDDAIAALDLGAEAIGFNFYSKSSRYVAPANAREIVDKLPPFVNLVGVFVNEFNLSAVKSIAEMVKLSTIQLHGNESAEYCSQLTGWRVIKALRVNENFDPGHVKDFRVSAILLDAYSADTYGGTGTLFDWRLALAAKHYCPRIILAGGLKPENVVAAIRTVKPYAVDVCSGVEESPGRKDKVLLHTFMQEVQRGRQEMMKSTTSKLSRAIIDEALR; encoded by the coding sequence ATGGTGAAAGTAAAAGTCTGTGGAATAACTAGTTATGACGATGCTATAGCTGCATTAGATTTAGGTGCAGAAGCAATAGGTTTTAATTTTTATAGTAAAAGCTCTCGCTATGTTGCTCCAGCAAATGCACGCGAAATTGTAGATAAACTGCCTCCATTTGTAAATTTAGTAGGCGTATTTGTTAATGAATTTAACCTAAGTGCAGTTAAAAGTATTGCAGAAATGGTTAAATTAAGCACAATTCAACTTCATGGAAATGAAAGTGCAGAATATTGCTCACAATTAACAGGTTGGCGAGTAATTAAAGCATTAAGAGTAAATGAAAATTTTGATCCAGGGCATGTTAAAGATTTTCGTGTTAGTGCTATTTTGTTAGATGCTTATTCAGCCGACACTTATGGAGGAACAGGAACGCTTTTTGACTGGCGTTTAGCTTTGGCAGCAAAACATTATTGCCCTAGAATAATTCTAGCTGGTGGCTTAAAACCAGAAAATGTTGTAGCAGCAATTAGAACTGTAAAGCCTTATGCTGTTGATGTTTGTAGCGGTGTAGAAGAATCTCCAGGACGTAAAGATAAAGTCTTGCTTCATACTTTTATGCAGGAAGTCCAACGTGGTCGTCAAGAAATGATGAAATCAACTACATCAAAATTATCCAGAGCTATTATTGATGAAGCACTTAGGTAG
- a CDS encoding FHA domain-containing protein, which translates to MRAKLQVTNLTSNENVLEKVVPPELDIVTIGRHPSSYVYLTSAHVSKEHALIIQDNDSFYLIDKSSNGTLLNQARVERDKRIKLKSNDVVTAGEYQITFTIEEDQAVPQMMKAPAATQKAASPATVSNTTNTGFAAGGSRPLEAIKTDALGANDDPGATFASLPTSFQDVIRGLEPGEESSYLVMVGGKRDGQRVELKGSTSEVFVGRGANCQVQIDHASISPTHAKVRMDWAGITVYDLNSQTGVFINGVRIASSRKLHNGDEISFGIPTSAGGIKLILYDRNSISGDNWIGVPPPITIKNNEPTENKESKGSDKAKVEEKPISKDAASAAKAEITAKEPEKAEKKVEKTEAKADETQVQAGEIEEPAKNMLDMNRVLVAGLTIRDILFISMLLVFVLIFFVIGLSFL; encoded by the coding sequence ATGAGGGCAAAACTTCAAGTTACCAATTTGACCTCCAATGAAAATGTATTGGAAAAAGTTGTTCCGCCAGAGTTAGATATTGTTACAATTGGTCGTCATCCATCTAGTTATGTTTATCTAACCTCAGCACATGTCTCTAAAGAACATGCACTTATAATCCAAGATAATGATAGCTTTTATTTAATTGATAAAAGCTCTAATGGCACACTGCTTAACCAAGCTAGAGTGGAGCGAGATAAACGTATCAAACTAAAAAGTAATGATGTTGTTACAGCAGGAGAGTATCAAATAACTTTTACTATTGAAGAAGATCAAGCTGTTCCACAAATGATGAAAGCTCCTGCTGCTACACAAAAGGCTGCTAGTCCAGCTACAGTATCAAACACAACAAATACAGGGTTTGCTGCTGGAGGTTCTCGACCATTAGAAGCAATCAAAACAGATGCTTTAGGTGCAAATGATGATCCAGGAGCTACTTTTGCATCCTTACCTACAAGTTTCCAAGATGTTATTCGTGGCTTAGAACCAGGTGAAGAAAGTTCTTATTTAGTAATGGTAGGTGGAAAAAGAGATGGTCAAAGAGTTGAATTAAAGGGAAGCACAAGTGAAGTATTTGTTGGACGTGGTGCTAATTGCCAAGTACAAATAGATCATGCTTCTATTAGCCCTACACATGCTAAAGTTAGAATGGATTGGGCTGGAATTACAGTTTATGACCTAAATAGCCAAACAGGGGTTTTTATTAATGGGGTACGTATTGCTAGTAGTCGTAAACTTCATAATGGAGATGAAATTTCTTTTGGTATTCCTACTAGTGCTGGTGGCATAAAATTAATACTTTATGACCGCAATTCTATTTCTGGGGACAATTGGATAGGTGTTCCTCCACCAATCACAATAAAAAATAATGAGCCAACAGAAAATAAGGAAAGTAAAGGTTCAGATAAAGCTAAAGTAGAAGAAAAACCTATCAGTAAAGATGCTGCTTCAGCAGCAAAAGCAGAAATTACTGCAAAAGAGCCAGAAAAAGCAGAAAAAAAAGTAGAAAAAACAGAAGCAAAAGCTGATGAAACTCAAGTACAAGCAGGAGAAATAGAAGAGCCTGCAAAAAATATGCTGGATATGAACAGAGTATTAGTTGCTGGTTTAACTATCAGAGATATTTTATTTATTAGTATGCTACTGGTTTTTGTTCTAATTTTCTTTGTTATAGGCTTAAGCTTTTTATAA
- the mgtE gene encoding magnesium transporter, with amino-acid sequence MSKSKNTMTPDLLAHLREQVKSNPQTVTEVIDQIKAPDAAELINELNLEDAAMTLMMLPIEESLAIFNEPSCERRHEIMEILEIDRAAEILRRMSSDERTYVIRRISPENRAKLVPTLPENLQAEMRLLLQFPPTTAGGIMSTEYVHLSPDSSVGEAINHVRANSKQRLHIYSCYVLDDDGQLLGAVSLRDLVVANPSKSIREIMRKYPISVHCLDDQEKVARALAKYNLLAIPVVDDNKRVLGFVTIDDALDVIIEEHTEDLHKMGGMQALEEPYLANSVFDMVKKRAGWLVILFLGEMLTATAMGYFEEELSKAIVLTLFIPLIVSSGGNSGSQATSLIIRAIALNEAKASDWWRVMWREICSGLMLGAILGGLGFIRIAAVSMYSTAYGPYWFYVALTLAFTLVGIVLLGTLAGSMLPFVLKRVGFDPAAASAPFVATLVDVTGIVIYFTIASLILRGKLL; translated from the coding sequence ATGTCAAAAAGTAAAAACACTATGACTCCTGATCTGCTAGCGCATCTTCGGGAACAAGTTAAATCTAATCCCCAAACCGTTACAGAAGTTATTGATCAAATTAAAGCTCCTGATGCAGCAGAATTAATTAATGAGCTTAACTTAGAAGATGCAGCTATGACATTGATGATGTTACCTATAGAAGAATCATTAGCCATTTTTAATGAACCCAGTTGCGAACGTCGGCATGAAATAATGGAAATCCTAGAAATAGATCGGGCAGCAGAAATCTTAAGAAGAATGTCTTCTGATGAACGTACTTACGTAATTAGAAGAATTTCCCCAGAAAATCGCGCAAAGTTAGTTCCTACACTTCCAGAAAATTTACAAGCTGAAATGCGCTTATTGTTGCAATTTCCTCCTACTACTGCTGGGGGAATTATGTCTACAGAATATGTGCATCTTAGCCCAGATAGTTCTGTTGGAGAAGCTATAAACCATGTTAGAGCTAATAGTAAACAACGCCTTCATATCTATTCTTGTTATGTTTTAGATGATGATGGGCAACTTTTAGGGGCTGTTTCATTACGGGATTTAGTAGTAGCAAATCCATCTAAATCTATTCGGGAAATAATGCGTAAATATCCTATTTCAGTACATTGTTTAGATGACCAAGAAAAAGTTGCTCGTGCTTTGGCTAAGTATAATTTATTAGCTATTCCTGTGGTAGATGACAATAAAAGAGTGCTAGGATTTGTAACTATTGATGATGCTTTAGATGTGATTATTGAAGAACATACAGAAGATTTACATAAGATGGGAGGGATGCAAGCATTAGAAGAGCCTTATTTAGCTAATTCTGTTTTTGATATGGTAAAGAAAAGGGCTGGGTGGTTAGTAATTCTTTTCTTAGGTGAAATGTTGACGGCAACAGCAATGGGATATTTTGAAGAAGAATTATCCAAGGCTATAGTCTTAACTTTATTTATTCCTTTAATTGTATCTAGTGGAGGAAATTCTGGCTCACAAGCTACAAGTTTAATTATTCGCGCTATTGCTCTAAATGAGGCTAAAGCAAGTGATTGGTGGCGGGTAATGTGGAGGGAAATCTGTTCTGGCTTAATGTTAGGTGCTATTTTAGGTGGACTAGGATTTATCCGAATTGCAGCCGTCTCAATGTATTCAACTGCTTATGGCCCATATTGGTTTTATGTTGCATTAACTTTAGCTTTTACTTTAGTAGGAATAGTTTTACTTGGAACTTTAGCTGGCTCAATGCTCCCATTTGTACTTAAACGTGTTGGTTTTGACCCAGCAGCAGCCTCTGCTCCATTTGTTGCTACTTTAGTTGATGTAACAGGTATAGTAATTTACTTTACTATTGCTTCTTTAATTTTAAGAGGAAAACTGTTGTAA
- a CDS encoding ankyrin repeat domain-containing protein has product MNTAKKISNNSSGLINFLLEKMLLATISIFAIIPAVYYGSASWLNIVFIWLLVIVLAMLPSSIILKSLTQKFLPISETKDKQSTPIIKHIFQRFVVVLVMLFVMLSASVIGMRLFGQNFLSKNCLACQIDARNYNAALWLIIAGADLNKPDNIRQTPLIYAVDRRQNWLAKILVLAGANVNPNLTRINNPLFLAVSRGNLDIVEFLLKHNADPNTTLNSTSLTTALKNKRFDIAEMLLKYGADPNLIDPQGMTPLIHESKRGEIENIKFLLQYPVDVNMANNRNETALYWATVNQNPEIVLSLLAKGAKVDSNNPVTELKNNTNEKTPLMIAASFGNKELMQILLNYGASTSYKTSQGEDVFSIVSNLNEENTELLEILTKQSK; this is encoded by the coding sequence ATGAATACAGCAAAAAAAATTAGCAATAATTCAAGTGGATTAATAAATTTTCTTTTAGAAAAAATGTTATTAGCAACAATAAGTATCTTTGCTATTATTCCAGCAGTTTATTATGGTTCAGCTAGTTGGTTAAATATAGTTTTTATTTGGTTACTAGTAATAGTGCTTGCAATGTTACCTAGCAGCATAATCTTAAAATCACTTACACAAAAATTTCTTCCTATTTCCGAAACAAAAGATAAACAATCAACCCCTATTATTAAACATATTTTTCAACGTTTTGTTGTTGTTTTAGTAATGTTGTTTGTAATGTTGAGTGCTAGTGTAATTGGAATGAGGCTATTTGGGCAAAATTTCTTAAGTAAGAATTGTCTTGCTTGCCAAATTGATGCTAGAAATTACAATGCAGCTTTATGGCTAATTATAGCTGGTGCTGACTTAAACAAGCCTGATAATATTCGCCAAACACCTTTAATTTATGCAGTAGATAGAAGACAAAACTGGTTAGCAAAAATTTTGGTTTTAGCAGGAGCTAATGTTAATCCAAACCTAACTAGAATTAATAACCCTTTATTTTTAGCTGTCTCTAGGGGAAATTTGGATATAGTAGAATTTTTACTTAAACACAACGCTGATCCTAACACTACCCTAAACTCAACGTCTTTAACTACTGCATTAAAAAATAAACGTTTTGATATTGCTGAAATGTTATTAAAGTATGGAGCAGATCCAAACTTAATAGATCCTCAAGGAATGACTCCATTAATACATGAAAGTAAAAGAGGGGAAATAGAAAATATAAAGTTTCTACTTCAGTATCCCGTAGATGTAAATATGGCTAACAATCGAAATGAAACAGCTTTATATTGGGCAACAGTAAATCAAAACCCTGAAATAGTATTAAGTTTACTTGCTAAAGGGGCTAAAGTAGATAGTAATAACCCAGTAACAGAACTTAAGAATAATACAAACGAAAAAACCCCACTAATGATTGCAGCTAGTTTTGGTAATAAAGAATTGATGCAAATATTGTTGAATTATGGAGCATCTACAAGTTATAAAACTTCTCAAGGTGAAGATGTTTTTTCTATTGTTTCAAACTTAAATGAAGAAAATACAGAGCTTTTGGAAATTCTAACAAAGCAAAGCAAGTAA
- a CDS encoding DUF4349 domain-containing protein: MKKFILFIALIILLTSCGSSSKDSYAPSNENYSSYGKGGGGAKSMPAPMGKAEGVIGGVASEGGPAAMPAPNEESTSFSTAQASTNQVIERKIIRNAELDLELEKPAEAYIQISAIANTQGGFIVTSESQQIGENGQRMTVIIRVPAAKFDDTLKQIRALAGRLLREKASGQDVTEEFVDLTARLKAKHALEDQFLEILKKATKVSDMLEVQNNLNNVRTEIERIEGRMRFLENQASLSTITITLQTPQPLVSGTSRGFMYKLKDAVSDAIEIAQDVFLGLIRFVGLLVPLFIFIVLPLYFVFKLVRRSWYRRNTTVQNQSNPINVDKN, encoded by the coding sequence ATGAAAAAATTCATTCTTTTTATTGCACTAATAATTTTACTAACTTCTTGTGGTAGTTCATCAAAAGATTCTTATGCACCTTCAAATGAAAACTATAGCTCTTATGGTAAAGGCGGTGGTGGCGCAAAAAGTATGCCTGCGCCTATGGGTAAAGCGGAAGGCGTTATAGGTGGTGTAGCAAGTGAAGGCGGCCCTGCTGCAATGCCTGCACCAAATGAAGAGTCTACTTCATTTTCAACGGCTCAAGCATCAACCAATCAAGTTATTGAGCGTAAAATTATTCGTAATGCTGAATTAGACCTAGAATTAGAAAAACCTGCGGAAGCTTATATTCAAATTTCTGCCATTGCCAATACTCAAGGCGGTTTTATTGTCACCTCTGAAAGTCAGCAAATAGGGGAAAATGGTCAAAGAATGACTGTAATTATTCGTGTTCCTGCTGCCAAATTTGACGACACATTAAAGCAGATTCGCGCTTTAGCTGGTAGATTGTTACGAGAAAAAGCTTCTGGTCAAGATGTGACAGAAGAGTTTGTTGATTTAACAGCGCGTCTTAAAGCTAAACACGCACTAGAAGACCAATTTTTAGAGATTCTTAAAAAGGCTACTAAAGTTTCTGATATGTTAGAAGTGCAAAATAACTTAAATAATGTTCGCACAGAAATTGAACGTATTGAAGGACGAATGCGTTTTTTAGAAAATCAAGCTAGTCTTTCAACTATTACCATAACATTACAAACTCCTCAGCCTTTGGTAAGCGGCACAAGCAGGGGATTTATGTACAAATTAAAAGATGCTGTTTCAGATGCTATTGAAATAGCTCAAGATGTTTTCTTAGGTTTGATTCGCTTTGTTGGCTTATTAGTTCCATTATTTATCTTTATTGTTTTGCCTTTATATTTTGTCTTTAAATTAGTTCGTAGATCTTGGTATAGACGAAATACTACGGTACAAAACCAGTCAAACCCAATTAATGTTGATAAAAATTAA